In Nicotiana tabacum cultivar K326 chromosome 11, ASM71507v2, whole genome shotgun sequence, a single window of DNA contains:
- the LOC107791596 gene encoding phosphoinositide phospholipase C 2-like isoform X2 has product MSRQTYRVCFCFRRRFRVVAAEAPADVKNLFNRYSDNGVMNAENLQRFLIEVQKEENASLEDAQGIMNNLHDLKILNIFHRRGLHLDAFFKYLFADINPPINPKRGIHHDMNEPLSHYFIYTGHNSYLTGNQLSSDCSDVPIIQALGRGVRVIELDIWPNSAKDDVEVLHGGTLTTPVALIKCLRSIKEHAFTVSEYPVVITLEDHLTPDLQAKVAEMITQTFGDMLFSPDSCLKDFPSPESLKKRVLISTKPPKEYLQAKEVKEKDSKKGTESPDTEAWGREVSDLKARYNDKDDSDEGAGEEDDESDEGDPNSQQNVAPEYKRLIAIHAGKGKGGLSDWLRVDPDKVRRLSLSEQELGKAVITHGKEIIRFTQRNLLRIYPKGIRFDSSNYNPFVAWTHGAQMVAFNMQGYGRSLWLMHGMFRSNGGCGYVKKPDILLKAGPNNQIFDPEANLPVKTTLKVTVFMGEGWYYDFKHTHFDAYSPPDFYAKIGIAGVPADNVMKKTKTLEDNWIPTWDEKFEFPLTVPELALLRVEVHEYDMSEKDDFAGQTCLPVSELRQGIRAVSLHDRKGEKYNSVKLLMRFEYV; this is encoded by the exons ATGTCGAGACAGACGTACAGAGTCTGTTTCTGTTTCCGGCGGCGGTTCCGGGTAGTCGCCGCCGAGGCTCCGGCGGATGTAAAGAATTTATTCAATAGATATTCCGATAACGGAGTAATGAATGCAGAGAACCTACAACGATTCTTAATTGAGGTTCAGAAGGAGGAAAATGCGAgtttagaggatgctcagggtatTATGAATAATCTTCATGACCTTAAGATCCTTAATATTTTTCATCGGAGAGGTCTTCATCTTGACGCATTTTTTAAGTATCTTTTTGCTGATATTAATCCTCCTATTAATCCTAAACGCGGG aTTCACCATGATATGAATGAGCCTTTGTCTCATTACTTCATATACACAGGACATAATTCTTATCTAACTGGGAATCAACTAAGTAGTGATTGCAGTGATGTCCCCATAATACAAGCCCTGGGCCGAGGTGTACGAGTAATTGAATTGGATATATGGCCAAATTCCGCCAAAGATGATGTGGAAGTTCTGCATGGAGG AACATTGACCACTCCGGTTGCGCTCATCAAATGTCTGAGGTCTATAAAGGAACATGCTTTTACTGTATCTGAGTATCCTGTTGTGATAACACTTGAAGATCATTTAACCCCAGATCTTCAGGCAAAAGTTGCGGAG ATGATCACTCAAACATTTGGAGACATGCTGTTTTCTCCCGATTCATGTTTGAAAGACTTTCCCTCCCCAGAATCTCTGAAAAAACGTGTTCTGATATCAACTAAGCCACCCAAAGAATACCTTCAGGCGAAGGAAGTTAAGGAAAAAGACTCGAAGAAAGGAACAGAGTCGCCTGATACAGAAGCTTGGGGAAGGGAAGTTTCAGACCTTAAAGCCAGATACAATGATAAG GATGATTCTGATGAAGGAGCAGGTGAGGAAGATGATGAAAGTGACGAAGGAGATCCCAACTCGCAGCAAAATGTCGCACCAGAATACAAGCGTTTGATTGCCATTCATGCTGGAAAGGGAAAAGGTGGATTGTCAGATTGGCTGAGGGTTGATCCTGATAAAGTAAGACGACTTAGCTTGAGCGAGCAAGAACTTGGAAAGGCTGTAATTACTCATGGAAAAGAAATTATCAG GTTCACTCAGCGGAACTTGCTCAGAATATACCCAAAGGGCATACGTTTCGACTCATCCAATTATAATCCTTTTGTTGCATGGACGCATGGAGCTCAAATGGTGGCATTCAATATGCAG GGCTATGGAAGATCACTTTGGTTAATGCATGGTATGTTCAGATCCAATGGTGGTTGTGGATATGTTAAGAAACCAGATATACTATTGAAAGCAGGTCCTAACAATCAGATCTTCGATCCTGAAGCAAATTTGCCAGTCAAAACTACATTGAAG GTGACCGTATTTATGGGGGAAGGATGGTATTATGATTTCAAACACACACACTTTGATGCATACTCGCCTCCAGATTTCTATGCAAAG ATAGGAATTGCCGGAGTTCCGGCTGATAATGTAATGAAGAAAACAAAGACACTGGAGGATAATTGGATACCAACTTGGGATGAAAAGTTTGAGTTCCCATTAACAGTTCCTGAATTGGCTCTACTTCGCGTCGAAGTTCATGAGTATGATATGTCTGAAAAAGATGATTTTGCTGGCCAAACTTGTTTACCTGTTTCAGAACTAAGACAAGGTATCCGAGCAGTTTCACTCCACGACCGAAAGGGAGAGAAATACAACTCTGTGAAGCTTCTTATGCGTTTCGAATATGTCTAA
- the LOC107791596 gene encoding phosphoinositide phospholipase C 2-like (The RefSeq protein has 11 substitutions, 4 frameshifts compared to this genomic sequence): MSRQTYRVCFCFRRRFRVVAAEAPADVKNLFNRYSDNGVMNAENLQRFLIEVQKEENASLEDAQGIMNNLHDLKILNIFHRRGLHLDAFFKYLFADINPPINPKRGIHHDMNEPLSHYFIYTGHNSYLTGNQLSSDCSDVPIIQALGRGVRVIELDIWPNSAKDDVEVLHGGTLTTPVALIKCLRSIKEHAFTVSEYPVVITLEDHLTPDLQAKVAEITQTFGDMLFSPDSCLKNFPSPESLKRRVLISTKPPKEYLQAKEVKEKDSKKGTESPDTEARGREVSDLKARYNDKDDSDDGAGVEDDESDEGDPNSQQNVAPEYKCLIAIHAGKGKGGLSDWLRVDPDKVRRLSLSEQELGKAVVTHGKEIIRFTQRNLLRIYPKGIRFDSSNYNPFVAWTHGAQMVHHMQGYGRSLWLMHGMFRSNGGCGYVKKPDILLKAGPNNQIFDPEANLPVKTTLKVTVFMGEGWYIDFKHTHFDAYTPPDFYAKIGIAGVPADNVMKKTKTLEDMDTPTWDEKFEFPLTVPELALLRVEVHEYDMSEKDDFAGQTCLPVSELRQGIRAVSLHDRKGEKYNSVKLLMRFEFV; this comes from the exons ATGTCGAGACAGACGTACAGAGTCTGTTTCTGTTTCCGGCGGCGGTTCCGGGTAGTCGCCGCCGAGGCTCCGGCGGATGTAAAGAATTTATTCAATAGATATTCCGATAACGGAGTAATGAATGCAGAGAACCTACAACGATTCTTAATTGAGGTTCAGAAGGAGGAAAATGCGAgtttagaggatgctcagggtatTATGAATAATCTTCATGACCTTAAGATCCTTAATATTTTTCATCGGAGAGGTCTTCATCTTGACGCATTTTTTAAGTATCTTTTTGCTGATATTAATCCTCCTATTAATCCTAAACGCGGG aTTCACCATGATATGAATGAGCCTTTGTCTCATTACTTCATATACACAGGACATAATTCTTATCTAACTGGGAATCAACTAAGTAGTGATTGCAGTGATGTCCCCATAATACAAGCCCTGGGCCGAGGTGTACGAGTAATTGAATTGGATATATGGCCAAATTCCGCCAAAGATGATGTGGAAGTTCTGCATGGAGG AACATTGACCACTCCGGTTGCGCTCATCAAATGTCTGAGGTCTATAAAGGAACATGCTTTTACTGTATCTGAGTATCCTGTTGTGATAACACTTGAAGATCATTTAACCCCAGATCTTCAGGCAAAAGTTGCGGAG ATCACTCAAACATTTGGAGACATGCTGTTTTCTCCCGATTCATGTTTGAAAGACTTTCCCTCCCCAGAATCTCTGAAAAAACGTGTTCTGATATCAACTAAGCCACCCAAAGAATACCTTCAGGCGAAGGAAGTTAAGGAAAAAGACTCGAAGAAAGGAACAGAGTCGCCTGATACAGAAGCTTGGGGAAGGGAAGTTTCAGACCTTAAAGCCAGATACAATGATAAG GATGATTCTGATGAAGGAGCAGGTGAGGAAGATGATGAAAGTGACGAAGGAGATCCCAACTCGCAGCAAAATGTCGCACCAGAATACAAGCGTTTGATTGCCATTCATGCTGGAAAGGGAAAAGGTGGATTGTCAGATTGGCTGAGGGTTGATCCTGATAAAGTAAGACGACTTAGCTTGAGCGAGCAAGAACTTGGAAAGGCTGTAATTACTCATGGAAAAGAAATTATCAG GTTCACTCAGCGGAACTTGCTCAGAATATACCCAAAGGGCATACGTTTCGACTCATCCAATTATAATCCTTTTGTTGCATGGACGCATGGAGCTCAAATGGTGGCATTCAATATGCAG GGCTATGGAAGATCACTTTGGTTAATGCATGGTATGTTCAGATCCAATGGTGGTTGTGGATATGTTAAGAAACCAGATATACTATTGAAAGCAGGTCCTAACAATCAGATCTTCGATCCTGAAGCAAATTTGCCAGTCAAAACTACATTGAAG GTGACCGTATTTATGGGGGAAGGATGGTATTATGATTTCAAACACACACACTTTGATGCATACTCGCCTCCAGATTTCTATGCAAAG ATAGGAATTGCCGGAGTTCCGGCTGATAATGTAATGAAGAAAACAAAGACACTGGAGGATA TGGATAC AACTTGGGATGAAAAGTTTGAGTTCCCATTAACAGTTCCTGAATTGGCTCTACTTCGCGTCGAAGTTCATGAGTATGATATGTCTGAAAAAGATGATTTTGCTGGCCAAACTTGTTTACCTGTTTCAGAACTAAGACAAGGTATCCGAGCAGTTTCACTCCACGACCGAAAGGGAGAGAAATACAACTCTGTGAAGCTTCTTATGCGTTTCGAATATGTCTAA
- the LOC107791585 gene encoding inositol diphosphatase DSP5-like, which translates to MSLVLDLEEDCDDHILLPPTNFYAVEHNCIYRSGFPQPTNFSFLNSLNLRSIIYLCPEPYPKANVEFLRINNINLFQFRIDGTKEVISSDIITEALRVIIDVRNHPVLIHCKRGKHRTGCLVGCLRKLQKWCLSDVVEEYKHFAGIKWRETDVKFLESFDVSRLYHCLEDYFNQYNDFSIKPNTCKES; encoded by the exons atgaGTTTAGTTTTGGATTTGGAAGAAGATTGTGATGATCATATATTGTTGCCACCAACAAACTTTTATGCAGTGGAACATAACTGCATTTACAGGTCTGGTTTTCCTCAGCCAACCAATTTCTCTTTTCTCAATTCACTCAATCTACGCTCTATCATATACTTATGTCCAGAACCATATCCAAAAGCAAACGTTGAATTCCTTAGAATAAACAATATAAACCTTTTCCAGTTCAGAATAGACGGCACTAAGGAGGTGATTAGCAGTGATATTATAACTGAGGCTTTGAGAGTAATCATTGATGTTAGAAATCATCCAGTTTTAATTCACTGCAAACGTGGAAAACATCGAACTGGTTGTCTTGTTGGTTGTTTAAGGAAATTGCAGAAGTGGTGTTTGAGTGATGTGGTGGAGGAATACAAGCATTTTGCTGGCATTAAGTGGAGGGAAACTGACGTTAAATTTTTGGAGAGCTTTGATGTTTC tcgcttgtaccattgtctagaagattatttcaatcagtacaatgatttttcaa ttaaGCCAaatacgtgcaaagagtcataa
- the LOC107791596 gene encoding phosphoinositide phospholipase C 2-like isoform X1, whose translation MSRQTYRVCFCFRRRFRVVAAEAPADVKNLFNRYSDNGVMNAENLQRFLIEVQKEENASLEDAQGIMNNLHDLKILNIFHRRGLHLDAFFKYLFADINPPINPKRGIHHDMNEPLSHYFIYTGHNSYLTGNQLSSDCSDVPIIQALGRGVRVIELDIWPNSAKDDVEVLHGGTLTTPVALIKCLRSIKEHAFTVSEYPVVITLEDHLTPDLQAKVAEMITQTFGDMLFSPDSCLKDFPSPESLKKRVLISTKPPKEYLQAKEVKEKDSKKGTESPDTEAWGREVSDLKARYNDKQDDSDEGAGEEDDESDEGDPNSQQNVAPEYKRLIAIHAGKGKGGLSDWLRVDPDKVRRLSLSEQELGKAVITHGKEIIRFTQRNLLRIYPKGIRFDSSNYNPFVAWTHGAQMVAFNMQGYGRSLWLMHGMFRSNGGCGYVKKPDILLKAGPNNQIFDPEANLPVKTTLKVTVFMGEGWYYDFKHTHFDAYSPPDFYAKIGIAGVPADNVMKKTKTLEDNWIPTWDEKFEFPLTVPELALLRVEVHEYDMSEKDDFAGQTCLPVSELRQGIRAVSLHDRKGEKYNSVKLLMRFEYV comes from the exons ATGTCGAGACAGACGTACAGAGTCTGTTTCTGTTTCCGGCGGCGGTTCCGGGTAGTCGCCGCCGAGGCTCCGGCGGATGTAAAGAATTTATTCAATAGATATTCCGATAACGGAGTAATGAATGCAGAGAACCTACAACGATTCTTAATTGAGGTTCAGAAGGAGGAAAATGCGAgtttagaggatgctcagggtatTATGAATAATCTTCATGACCTTAAGATCCTTAATATTTTTCATCGGAGAGGTCTTCATCTTGACGCATTTTTTAAGTATCTTTTTGCTGATATTAATCCTCCTATTAATCCTAAACGCGGG aTTCACCATGATATGAATGAGCCTTTGTCTCATTACTTCATATACACAGGACATAATTCTTATCTAACTGGGAATCAACTAAGTAGTGATTGCAGTGATGTCCCCATAATACAAGCCCTGGGCCGAGGTGTACGAGTAATTGAATTGGATATATGGCCAAATTCCGCCAAAGATGATGTGGAAGTTCTGCATGGAGG AACATTGACCACTCCGGTTGCGCTCATCAAATGTCTGAGGTCTATAAAGGAACATGCTTTTACTGTATCTGAGTATCCTGTTGTGATAACACTTGAAGATCATTTAACCCCAGATCTTCAGGCAAAAGTTGCGGAG ATGATCACTCAAACATTTGGAGACATGCTGTTTTCTCCCGATTCATGTTTGAAAGACTTTCCCTCCCCAGAATCTCTGAAAAAACGTGTTCTGATATCAACTAAGCCACCCAAAGAATACCTTCAGGCGAAGGAAGTTAAGGAAAAAGACTCGAAGAAAGGAACAGAGTCGCCTGATACAGAAGCTTGGGGAAGGGAAGTTTCAGACCTTAAAGCCAGATACAATGATAAG CAGGATGATTCTGATGAAGGAGCAGGTGAGGAAGATGATGAAAGTGACGAAGGAGATCCCAACTCGCAGCAAAATGTCGCACCAGAATACAAGCGTTTGATTGCCATTCATGCTGGAAAGGGAAAAGGTGGATTGTCAGATTGGCTGAGGGTTGATCCTGATAAAGTAAGACGACTTAGCTTGAGCGAGCAAGAACTTGGAAAGGCTGTAATTACTCATGGAAAAGAAATTATCAG GTTCACTCAGCGGAACTTGCTCAGAATATACCCAAAGGGCATACGTTTCGACTCATCCAATTATAATCCTTTTGTTGCATGGACGCATGGAGCTCAAATGGTGGCATTCAATATGCAG GGCTATGGAAGATCACTTTGGTTAATGCATGGTATGTTCAGATCCAATGGTGGTTGTGGATATGTTAAGAAACCAGATATACTATTGAAAGCAGGTCCTAACAATCAGATCTTCGATCCTGAAGCAAATTTGCCAGTCAAAACTACATTGAAG GTGACCGTATTTATGGGGGAAGGATGGTATTATGATTTCAAACACACACACTTTGATGCATACTCGCCTCCAGATTTCTATGCAAAG ATAGGAATTGCCGGAGTTCCGGCTGATAATGTAATGAAGAAAACAAAGACACTGGAGGATAATTGGATACCAACTTGGGATGAAAAGTTTGAGTTCCCATTAACAGTTCCTGAATTGGCTCTACTTCGCGTCGAAGTTCATGAGTATGATATGTCTGAAAAAGATGATTTTGCTGGCCAAACTTGTTTACCTGTTTCAGAACTAAGACAAGGTATCCGAGCAGTTTCACTCCACGACCGAAAGGGAGAGAAATACAACTCTGTGAAGCTTCTTATGCGTTTCGAATATGTCTAA